The following proteins are encoded in a genomic region of Mycobacteriales bacterium:
- a CDS encoding DUF4129 domain-containing protein → MSWAGIAAQVAAAAPVGRDEARRAAERELSKGIYHQNEPGPIDRAINAVIDWISRLLDRITGATPGGSLGLLVLLVIVVAVAAIVIWRTGPVRRGVRAGSSLVELSGHLDAAEHRRRADEHAAAGRFAEAVRERMRAIVRELETRGVLEPRPGRTADEVAREAGTAVPAIATDLRTATTVFDEIWYGGRAATAQADALVRQADDRIRDAHLVVTTSSAPAVAGYQAPR, encoded by the coding sequence GTGAGCTGGGCGGGGATCGCCGCGCAGGTCGCCGCCGCCGCGCCGGTCGGCCGTGACGAGGCCCGGCGAGCAGCCGAGCGGGAGCTGTCGAAGGGCATCTACCACCAGAACGAGCCCGGGCCGATCGACCGCGCGATCAACGCGGTGATCGACTGGATCTCGCGGCTGCTGGATCGGATCACCGGCGCGACCCCGGGCGGTTCCCTCGGGCTCCTCGTCCTGCTGGTGATCGTGGTCGCCGTCGCGGCGATCGTGATCTGGCGGACGGGACCCGTACGGCGCGGCGTCCGAGCGGGGTCCTCTCTCGTGGAGCTGTCCGGGCATCTGGATGCGGCCGAGCACCGGCGGCGGGCCGACGAACACGCGGCCGCCGGCCGGTTCGCCGAGGCTGTCCGGGAACGGATGCGCGCGATCGTCCGCGAGCTGGAGACGCGAGGAGTCCTCGAACCGCGACCCGGCCGGACGGCGGACGAGGTCGCCCGCGAGGCCGGCACGGCGGTGCCCGCCATCGCCACCGACCTCCGCACGGCGACGACCGTCTTCGACGAGATCTGGTACGGGGGGCGCGCGGCGACCGCGCAGGCTGACGCGCTGGTCCGGCAGGCCGACGACCGGATCCGGGACGCGCACCTGGTCGTCACCACCAGCTCCGCACCGGCCGTGGCCGGCTACCAGGCGCCGCGATGA
- the mtrA gene encoding MtrAB system response regulator MtrA yields MKGRVLVVDDDPALAEMLGIVLRGEGFDPAFVADGGRALNSFRDVKPDVVLLDLMLPGLSGIDVCKLIRAESGVPIIMLTAKSDTVDIVLGLESGADDYVVKPFKPKELVARMRARLRRTDEPPAESLAIGDVAIDVPGHSVSRAGVPIPLTPLEFDLLVALARKPRQVFTREVLLEQVWGYRHAADTRLVNVHVQRLRSKVERDPEHPEIVLTVRGVGYKAGPP; encoded by the coding sequence GTGAAGGGACGCGTTCTGGTCGTCGATGACGACCCAGCTCTCGCAGAAATGCTCGGCATCGTTCTGCGCGGTGAGGGTTTCGACCCCGCCTTCGTCGCGGACGGTGGCCGTGCCCTGAACTCGTTCCGGGACGTCAAGCCGGACGTGGTACTGCTCGACCTGATGCTGCCCGGGCTGAGCGGCATCGACGTCTGCAAGCTCATCCGGGCCGAGTCCGGTGTACCGATCATCATGCTCACCGCCAAGAGTGACACTGTCGACATCGTGCTGGGCCTGGAGTCGGGGGCGGACGACTACGTCGTCAAACCCTTCAAGCCGAAGGAACTGGTCGCCCGGATGCGGGCCCGGCTGCGCCGGACCGACGAGCCGCCAGCCGAGTCGCTCGCGATCGGGGACGTGGCGATCGACGTTCCCGGCCACTCGGTGTCCCGGGCCGGCGTCCCGATCCCGCTGACGCCGCTCGAGTTCGATCTGCTGGTGGCGCTGGCCCGTAAGCCGCGCCAGGTCTTCACCCGCGAGGTGCTGCTCGAGCAGGTGTGGGGATATCGGCACGCGGCCGATACCCGGCTGGTCAACGTGCACGTCCAGCGGCTGCGGTCGAAGGTCGAGCGCGACCCCGAGCACCCGGAGATCGTGCTCACCGTCCGGGGCGTCGGGTACAAAGCCGGCCCGCCATGA
- the mtrB gene encoding MtrAB system histidine kinase MtrB, whose protein sequence is MRSLSALGGTTAARPPRIDVLGDPDADRPASRLRRAWIATRYTVANWVRWAVERWRRSLQLRVAATTVLLSGFVVVVVGILSVGAISAGVLDGKRKAAHAEVANGVRVAQGQLAASAPQDSRSLDRSGEAVRSSVASRGAAAGLFSIVVISKSSPPYVSGFASAGDIPEDLRQQVEQGRFADMYSPVQAGDGTFTKGLVVGAPVTRQPDSVQLYYLFPLEAEQRTLTLVRNTVLLTGILLVVLLAAVALMVTRQVVRPVRVAAEVAEQFASGRLRERMQVRGEDDLAALAAAFNDMADSLQGQITKLEEMSRLQRRFTSDVSHELRTPLTTIRMATDLLHAARSDFEPHVARSAELLQAELDRFESLLADLLEISRYDAHVAVLEPDPIDLRGLVRSSVDAVAAVAERASVQVHVDMPDGPVVADVDGRRVERILRNLLVNAVEHGEGGSVEVALRGDGQAVAVTVRDHGVGLRPGEAALVFDRFWRADPSRDRRTGGTGLGLSISLEDARLHGGWLHAWGRPGHGAQFRLTLPVHSGEKVVASPLPIEPADVTRPTGPGRRIIAPWPA, encoded by the coding sequence GTGCGCTCCCTCTCGGCTCTCGGTGGTACGACGGCGGCCCGACCGCCGCGGATCGACGTGCTCGGCGATCCCGATGCGGACCGACCGGCATCGCGGCTCCGGCGGGCGTGGATCGCCACCCGCTACACGGTCGCCAACTGGGTTCGCTGGGCGGTCGAGCGCTGGCGCCGGTCGCTCCAGCTCCGGGTGGCCGCGACGACAGTGCTGCTGTCCGGCTTCGTGGTGGTCGTCGTCGGCATCCTCTCGGTCGGCGCCATCAGCGCCGGCGTCCTCGACGGCAAGCGGAAGGCCGCCCACGCCGAGGTCGCCAACGGCGTGCGGGTGGCGCAGGGGCAGCTGGCCGCCTCGGCGCCGCAGGACAGCCGCAGCCTCGACCGCTCCGGCGAAGCGGTCCGCAGCTCGGTCGCCAGCCGCGGTGCCGCCGCCGGCCTCTTCTCCATCGTCGTGATCTCGAAGAGCTCCCCGCCGTACGTCTCTGGCTTCGCCTCGGCCGGCGACATACCCGAGGACCTGCGTCAGCAGGTCGAGCAGGGTCGCTTCGCCGACATGTACTCGCCGGTGCAGGCCGGCGACGGCACCTTCACCAAGGGGCTCGTCGTCGGGGCGCCGGTGACCCGGCAGCCCGACTCGGTGCAGCTCTACTACCTGTTCCCGCTCGAGGCCGAGCAGCGGACGCTCACGCTGGTCCGCAACACCGTGCTGCTGACCGGGATCCTGCTGGTCGTGTTGCTCGCCGCGGTCGCGTTGATGGTGACCCGCCAGGTTGTCCGGCCGGTCCGGGTCGCCGCCGAGGTCGCCGAGCAGTTCGCTTCCGGCCGGCTGCGCGAGCGGATGCAGGTGCGTGGCGAGGACGACCTGGCGGCGTTGGCAGCGGCATTCAACGACATGGCGGACAGCCTTCAGGGCCAGATCACCAAGCTGGAGGAGATGTCGCGGCTGCAGCGCCGCTTCACCAGCGACGTGTCTCACGAGCTACGCACCCCCCTCACGACGATCCGGATGGCCACCGACCTGTTGCACGCGGCGCGGTCCGATTTCGAGCCGCACGTCGCCCGTTCGGCCGAGCTGCTGCAGGCCGAGCTCGACCGATTCGAGTCGCTGCTGGCCGACCTGTTGGAGATCAGCCGGTACGACGCGCACGTCGCCGTCCTCGAACCTGATCCGATCGACCTGCGCGGCCTGGTCCGCAGCTCGGTCGACGCGGTGGCCGCTGTCGCCGAGCGCGCGTCGGTCCAGGTCCACGTCGACATGCCCGACGGTCCTGTGGTCGCGGACGTGGACGGCCGGCGGGTCGAGCGGATCCTGCGCAACCTCCTGGTCAACGCCGTCGAGCACGGCGAGGGCGGGTCGGTCGAAGTGGCGCTGCGTGGGGACGGACAGGCGGTGGCGGTGACCGTGCGGGACCACGGCGTGGGGCTGCGGCCGGGCGAGGCCGCGCTGGTCTTCGACCGGTTCTGGCGGGCCGACCCGTCCCGGGACCGGCGTACCGGTGGCACCGGCCTCGGCCTCTCGATCAGCCTGGAGGACGCGCGGCTGCACGGCGGCTGGCTGCACGCCTGGGGACGTCCGGGACACGGTGCGCAGTTCCGCCTCACGCTGCCGGTGCACAGCGGCGAGAAGGTCGTCGCCTCGCCGCTGCCCATCGAGCCGGCCGACGTCACCCGCCCCACCGGCCCCGGCCGGCGGATCATCGCGCCGTGGCCGGCATGA